A stretch of Ferribacterium limneticum DNA encodes these proteins:
- a CDS encoding tryptophan--tRNA ligase translates to MYAERVLSGMRPTGSLHLGHYHGVLKNWVKLQHEYPCLFFVADWHALTTQYDNPQGIEKSSMDMVIDWLAAGVDPNQSTLFIQSKVPEHAELHLLMSMMTPLSWLERVPTYKDQQEKLAGKDLTTYGFLGYPLLMSADILIYRADKVPVGEDQIPHVEFTRELARRFNHMYGREPGFEDKAREAVKKLGSKKARLYEELRTRFQQNGDKEAVEQAKAMLNEIQHMSAIDRERLFGFLEGTGKMILVEPGYLLTPESKMPGLDGQKMSKSYHNTITMRESEESVAKKVKSMPTDTNRVRRTDPGDPARCPVWQLHQVYSDDSTKEWVQQGCKTAGIGCIECKQPVINGILKEQVPMRERAQVYLDDPTLVKNIIADGCEKAREYARETMRDVREAMGLEYH, encoded by the coding sequence ATGTACGCAGAACGTGTTCTCTCTGGCATGCGCCCAACCGGGTCGCTGCATCTCGGCCACTATCACGGTGTTCTCAAGAACTGGGTCAAGCTCCAGCATGAGTACCCCTGCCTGTTCTTTGTGGCTGACTGGCATGCGCTGACCACCCAGTACGACAATCCGCAAGGCATCGAAAAATCCTCGATGGACATGGTCATCGACTGGCTGGCCGCCGGTGTTGATCCGAATCAGTCGACCCTGTTCATCCAGTCCAAGGTGCCTGAGCACGCCGAACTGCACCTGCTGATGTCGATGATGACGCCGCTCAGCTGGCTGGAGCGGGTGCCGACCTACAAGGATCAGCAGGAAAAACTGGCTGGCAAGGATCTGACGACCTATGGCTTCCTCGGCTATCCGCTGCTGATGAGCGCTGACATCCTGATCTACCGGGCCGACAAGGTACCGGTTGGCGAGGACCAGATCCCGCATGTTGAATTTACCCGTGAACTGGCTCGCCGCTTCAACCACATGTATGGCCGCGAGCCGGGTTTTGAAGACAAGGCTCGCGAAGCCGTCAAGAAGCTGGGCAGCAAGAAGGCGCGCCTGTACGAAGAGCTGCGTACCCGTTTCCAGCAGAACGGAGACAAGGAAGCCGTCGAGCAGGCCAAGGCGATGCTCAACGAGATCCAGCACATGTCGGCGATCGATCGTGAGCGCCTGTTCGGCTTCCTGGAAGGCACGGGCAAGATGATCCTGGTCGAGCCGGGTTACCTGCTGACGCCGGAATCCAAGATGCCGGGTCTGGACGGGCAGAAGATGTCCAAGTCGTATCACAACACCATCACCATGCGCGAATCCGAGGAGTCGGTCGCCAAGAAGGTGAAAAGCATGCCGACCGATACCAATCGCGTCCGTCGCACCGATCCGGGTGATCCGGCGCGCTGCCCGGTCTGGCAATTGCATCAGGTCTATTCCGATGACAGCACCAAGGAATGGGTGCAGCAAGGTTGCAAGACGGCTGGCATTGGCTGCATCGAGTGCAAGCAACCAGTCATCAATGGCATTCTGAAAGAACAGGTGCCGATGCGCGAGCGGGCACAGGTCTATCTGGACGATCCGACGCTGGTCAAGAACATCATTGCCGATGGTTGCGAAAAGGCTCGCGAATACGCCCGTGAAACGATGCGCGATGTCCGCGAGGCGATGGGGCTGGAATACCACTGA
- a CDS encoding lipid-A-disaccharide synthase N-terminal domain-containing protein: protein MFGYDWEALIWIAIGFGGQGLFMMRFLVQWWSSEKAKQVVVPVAFWYFSILGGVVLTVYAIHRNDPVFIFGQGLGLIIYFRNLHLHYKGKGRAAAS from the coding sequence ATGTTCGGTTACGACTGGGAAGCGCTGATCTGGATCGCCATCGGTTTTGGCGGACAGGGGCTATTCATGATGCGCTTTCTCGTCCAGTGGTGGTCGAGCGAGAAGGCCAAGCAAGTCGTCGTGCCGGTCGCTTTCTGGTATTTCAGCATTCTCGGCGGTGTGGTGCTGACGGTCTATGCCATTCACCGCAACGATCCGGTCTTCATTTTCGGGCAGGGACTTGGGTTAATTATTTATTTCCGCAATCTGCATCTGCATTACAAGGGCAAGGGCCGCGCTGCGGCCTCCTGA
- a CDS encoding segregation and condensation protein A, producing the protein MITELDVPEIGETVDLFTPVARIYGEPMEQMPLDLYIPPDALAIMLDAFEGPLDLLLYMIRRANINILDIPMAPLTRQYLDYVEAMRASNLELAADYLVMAALLIEIKSRMLLPRPKQGEGDEAEDPRAELVRRLMEYEQMKLAGQKLNEMPQAEREFFWVETLVEKSLLIRQPDVSVDDLKEAWMAVVRQAGLKKHHKIGREELSVREHMGIILRALQEKGGFVQFETLFDPEMGVPGLVVHFIAMLELGREKLIEITQAEAFQPIYVRVHQGGTEPDQESA; encoded by the coding sequence ATGATTACGGAGCTTGATGTCCCTGAAATTGGCGAGACGGTAGACCTTTTTACGCCGGTCGCCCGCATCTATGGCGAGCCCATGGAGCAAATGCCGCTTGACCTGTACATCCCACCGGATGCGCTGGCCATCATGCTCGATGCCTTCGAGGGTCCGCTTGACCTTCTGCTGTACATGATTCGTCGCGCCAATATCAATATCCTCGACATTCCGATGGCGCCGCTGACCCGACAGTATCTCGATTACGTCGAAGCGATGCGGGCCAGCAATCTGGAGTTGGCCGCCGATTACCTCGTGATGGCAGCGCTGCTGATCGAAATCAAGTCGCGCATGCTGTTGCCGCGGCCGAAGCAGGGTGAGGGTGATGAGGCAGAAGACCCACGCGCCGAGCTGGTCCGACGGCTGATGGAATACGAGCAGATGAAGCTGGCCGGCCAGAAGCTGAACGAAATGCCGCAGGCCGAGCGGGAATTCTTCTGGGTCGAAACCCTGGTCGAGAAATCCTTGCTGATCAGGCAGCCGGATGTGTCGGTTGATGATCTCAAGGAAGCCTGGATGGCTGTCGTCCGTCAGGCCGGTCTCAAGAAACACCACAAGATCGGGCGCGAGGAATTGTCGGTGCGCGAGCACATGGGCATCATCCTGCGTGCCTTGCAGGAAAAGGGCGGCTTCGTTCAGTTCGAAACCCTGTTTGACCCGGAAATGGGTGTGCCTGGCTTGGTCGTCCATTTCATTGCCATGCTCGAACTGGGGCGCGAAAAACTGATCGAAATTACCCAAGCCGAAGCCTTTCAACCCATTTACGTCCGAGTGCATCAAGGTGGAACCGAGCCTGATCAAGAAAGTGCTTGA
- the scpB gene encoding SMC-Scp complex subunit ScpB, with amino-acid sequence MTPSEMKKMFDEEFSSETLRKLLDQLREEWAERPVELIQLASGWRFRTRAEYLPYIERLNPERPPKYSRAVLETLAIIAYRQPVTRGDIEEIRGVAVNTNVVKTLEERGWIDVVGHRDTPGRPALFATTKQFLDDLGLRSVSELPPLEQISQTLELEQ; translated from the coding sequence ATGACGCCCAGTGAAATGAAAAAGATGTTCGACGAGGAGTTTTCGTCCGAAACCCTGCGCAAGCTGCTCGACCAGCTGCGTGAGGAATGGGCTGAGCGGCCGGTCGAGCTGATCCAGCTTGCCTCCGGCTGGCGCTTCCGGACACGGGCGGAGTACCTGCCGTATATCGAGCGCCTGAATCCCGAGCGGCCGCCAAAATACTCGCGCGCCGTCCTTGAAACCTTGGCCATCATCGCCTATCGTCAGCCGGTAACGCGGGGCGATATCGAAGAAATTCGTGGCGTTGCGGTCAATACCAACGTCGTCAAAACCCTTGAAGAGCGTGGCTGGATCGACGTTGTCGGCCATCGCGATACGCCGGGCCGGCCGGCACTATTTGCCACGACCAAACAATTTCTCGATGATCTCGGTCTCAGAAGCGTCAGCGAACTGCCACCATTAGAACAAATCAGCCAGACACTGGAGCTGGAACAATGA
- the rluB gene encoding 23S rRNA pseudouridine(2605) synthase RluB: MKTKRTPFRQSNKPEGATEHGSDENGRRAAVPPRGRAAQHDQPPGDAQVAKPAPRRKPAPNTGGRANRGNVARDGRPLAEAKPVRLQKVLAEAGVGSRREMEEWIAAGKVSVNGVVATIGQSVVTSDKVKIGGRLINIRFTGSSRPPRVLMYHKPEGEIVSRDDPDGRPSVFAALPRMRGGRWINVGRLDFNTSGLLLFTTSGELANKLMHPSSELVREYAVRVLGELTMEAQQKLLHGVELEDGRANFGTLHDGGGEGANHWYRVTISEGRNREVRRMFEVVGCTVSRLIRVRYGPFVLPPQLKRGMARELKDVEVKMLMRELENMPSAQRKGPEST, translated from the coding sequence ATGAAAACAAAACGCACACCATTCCGTCAATCGAACAAACCCGAGGGTGCTACCGAGCATGGATCGGATGAAAACGGTCGTCGCGCCGCCGTGCCGCCACGCGGCCGAGCTGCACAGCACGATCAGCCGCCGGGTGACGCACAGGTGGCTAAACCTGCGCCACGCAGGAAGCCGGCACCAAATACTGGCGGACGAGCCAATCGCGGTAACGTCGCCCGTGATGGACGGCCGCTGGCTGAGGCCAAGCCGGTGCGCTTGCAGAAGGTACTGGCTGAGGCTGGAGTTGGCTCGCGTCGTGAAATGGAAGAGTGGATTGCCGCAGGCAAGGTCAGCGTCAATGGCGTTGTTGCCACGATCGGCCAATCTGTCGTGACCTCCGACAAGGTCAAGATTGGTGGCCGCCTGATCAATATCCGATTTACTGGCAGCTCACGTCCGCCGCGCGTCCTGATGTATCATAAGCCGGAGGGCGAGATCGTCTCGCGCGATGACCCGGATGGTCGTCCGTCGGTCTTCGCGGCATTGCCCCGTATGCGTGGTGGTCGCTGGATCAATGTCGGTCGTCTCGACTTCAATACTTCCGGCCTGTTGCTATTCACCACCTCCGGAGAACTGGCTAACAAATTGATGCATCCGAGCTCGGAGCTGGTTCGCGAATACGCCGTACGTGTCCTTGGCGAACTGACCATGGAGGCTCAGCAAAAGTTATTGCACGGCGTCGAACTGGAAGATGGTCGGGCCAATTTTGGTACCTTGCACGACGGCGGTGGCGAGGGCGCGAATCACTGGTATCGGGTGACGATCTCTGAGGGGCGTAACCGCGAGGTCCGTCGCATGTTTGAGGTGGTTGGTTGCACCGTTAGTCGATTGATCCGTGTTCGCTATGGCCCGTTTGTTCTGCCGCCGCAACTGAAACGGGGCATGGCCCGCGAGCTGAAAGACGTGGAAGTCAAAATGCTGATGCGCGAACTCGAAAACATGCCATCAGCGCAGCGAAAAGGCCCTGAAAGCACGTAA
- the rimP gene encoding ribosome maturation factor RimP, protein MDLNTLLETTVVGLGYELVDVEMSPRGRTIRVFIDAPAKATGVDVEDCAKVSNQLTRVFEVENFDFDRLEISSPGLDRVVKKAEDFERFSGQDIQIKVRIPQGGRRNFQGELLGFKDGKVGLRLEKDDVELEFTNIEKARLVPRFD, encoded by the coding sequence ATGGATTTAAACACGCTGCTTGAAACGACTGTTGTTGGTCTGGGTTATGAACTCGTTGATGTCGAGATGTCGCCGCGCGGTCGTACGATTCGCGTCTTCATCGATGCGCCGGCAAAAGCAACCGGTGTTGATGTAGAAGATTGTGCCAAGGTCTCCAATCAGTTGACGCGTGTTTTTGAAGTCGAGAATTTCGATTTTGATCGTCTTGAAATCTCTTCGCCGGGGCTCGATCGAGTCGTCAAGAAGGCTGAAGATTTTGAGCGTTTTTCCGGCCAGGATATTCAAATCAAGGTCCGCATTCCTCAAGGCGGGCGCCGCAATTTCCAGGGCGAGCTGCTTGGCTTCAAAGATGGCAAGGTTGGCCTGCGCCTGGAAAAAGATGATGTGGAACTGGAATTCACCAATATCGAGAAGGCACGTCTGGTGCCTCGTTTCGACTGA
- the nusA gene encoding transcription termination factor NusA, with translation MSREILLLVDALAREKNVSKDIVFGALELALASATKKRIHDEADVRVSIDRNSGSFESFRRWQVVPDNEYVNEFLEVPLSDAQKDDPEIEAGDSLEEPLEPIDFGRIGAQAAKQVILQKIRDAEREQILSDFLGRGEHVVSGTIKRMERGNAIIEAGKIEAMLPRDQMIPKENLRIGDRVKAYLLRIDRNARGPQIILSRTAPEFVIRLFDLEVPEISDGLMELKACARDPGLRAKIAVKSNDPRVDPIGTCVGLRGSRVTAVRNEIGGENIDIVLWSADPAQFVIGALSPAEVSSIVVDEEKHAMDVVVDEDNLAIAIGRNGQNVRLASELTGWTINLMTQDESAKKSEAEHAETRVVFMEKLDIDEELADLLIDEGFSTLEEVAYVPLAEMLEIDGLDEEIVNELRNRARNILLTEAIATEEKLENVSEDLIGLEGMSKELAAKLAGHDVKTRDDLAELAVDELTEMTGIDDERAKDLILKARAHWFE, from the coding sequence ATGAGCCGTGAAATTTTGCTGCTGGTCGATGCTCTGGCCCGCGAAAAGAACGTCAGCAAGGATATCGTTTTCGGTGCCCTTGAGCTGGCGCTCGCGTCCGCGACCAAGAAGCGTATCCATGACGAGGCCGATGTCCGCGTCTCGATCGATCGCAATAGCGGTAGTTTTGAGTCCTTCCGTCGCTGGCAGGTCGTGCCAGACAATGAATACGTCAACGAGTTTCTTGAAGTGCCGTTGTCTGATGCGCAAAAGGATGATCCGGAAATCGAGGCTGGCGACTCTCTGGAAGAGCCGCTTGAGCCGATCGACTTTGGTCGTATCGGTGCCCAGGCTGCCAAGCAGGTTATCCTGCAGAAGATTCGTGATGCCGAGCGTGAGCAGATTCTGAGCGACTTCCTTGGTCGCGGTGAACACGTCGTTTCCGGCACCATCAAGCGCATGGAGCGTGGCAACGCCATCATTGAAGCCGGCAAGATCGAAGCCATGCTGCCGCGCGATCAGATGATCCCCAAGGAAAATCTGCGCATTGGCGACCGTGTCAAAGCTTACTTGCTGCGTATCGACCGCAATGCCCGTGGTCCCCAGATTATTCTGTCGCGTACCGCGCCGGAATTCGTTATTCGTTTGTTTGACCTGGAAGTGCCGGAGATTTCTGACGGTTTGATGGAGTTGAAGGCATGTGCCCGCGACCCCGGTCTGCGTGCCAAGATTGCCGTCAAGTCCAATGACCCGCGTGTTGATCCGATTGGCACTTGTGTCGGTCTCCGCGGCTCTCGCGTTACTGCTGTTCGTAACGAAATCGGTGGGGAAAACATCGATATCGTGCTTTGGTCAGCTGATCCGGCCCAGTTCGTGATTGGTGCCCTGTCGCCGGCCGAGGTTTCCTCCATCGTTGTCGATGAGGAAAAGCACGCCATGGACGTTGTGGTGGACGAGGATAACCTCGCGATTGCCATTGGTCGTAACGGCCAGAACGTTCGCTTGGCGTCCGAGTTGACTGGTTGGACCATCAACCTGATGACCCAGGACGAATCGGCCAAGAAGTCGGAAGCTGAACATGCTGAAACGCGCGTTGTTTTCATGGAAAAGCTGGATATCGATGAAGAGCTGGCGGATCTGCTGATTGACGAAGGCTTCTCGACGCTGGAAGAGGTGGCCTATGTGCCGCTGGCCGAAATGCTCGAAATCGATGGTCTGGACGAGGAAATCGTTAATGAGTTGCGTAATCGTGCTCGTAATATCCTGCTGACCGAGGCTATCGCGACCGAAGAAAAACTGGAAAATGTCTCCGAGGATCTGATTGGTCTCGAAGGCATGAGCAAGGAACTGGCCGCTAAACTGGCCGGACACGATGTCAAGACGCGTGATGATCTCGCGGAATTGGCTGTTGATGAATTGACGGAAATGACCGGCATTGACGATGAGCGTGCCAAGGATCTTATCCTGAAGGCACGGGCTCACTGGTTCGAGTGA
- the infB gene encoding translation initiation factor IF-2, producing MSATTVSQFAVELKMPVAALLEQLGKAGVGKSDASDTLNDQDKTRLLDYLRRAHGDESQTKITLTRKQTSEIKATDSHGRARTVQVEVRKKRVLVKREIGEHAPEAELETSSALLEEAPAPEVIPEPVVEIVPEPVIEVVPEPVVEIVPEPVVEVLPEKPVEEVVVEKAAPVAPTRASIIGEKELKAREEESRRYNQLREIQERELREKQAREAQLVQMRQQAEVAAIAAKAAEQAKNQAAAQAKTGEVAADKGTLHKKPETPGKKGEKGGRAADDGKKKGGLKTRGSDSGSGWKDNRHGHKKSHKVDDGQGSFQAPTEPVVREVHIPETISVSDLAHKMAIKATEIIKAMMKMGSMVTINQVLDQETAMIVVEEMGHKALAAKLDDPDAFLEEHAEHKDVPLEHRAPVVTVMGHVDHGKTSLLDYIRRAKVASGEAGGITQHIGAYHVETDRGMVTFLDTPGHEAFTAMRARGAKATDIVILVVAADDGVMPQTKEAIHHAKAAGVPLVVAVNKIDKPDSNPDRVKQELVAEGVIPEEYGGDSPFVSVSAKKGTGIDELLEQVLLQAEVLELTAQKDAPAKGLIIEARLDKGRGAVATMLVQSGTLKRGDIVLAGQVFGRVRAMLDENGKPINEAGPSIPVEILGLSDVPAAGEEAIVLADEKKAREIALFRQGKFRDVKLAKQQAAKLENMFQQMEEGEVKTLPLIVKADVQGSQEALVQTLSKLSNEEVRVQIIHGAVGAISESDVNLAQASGAVIIGFNIRADAGSRKLAESFGVDIRYYNVIYDAVDEVKAALSGMLSPEKREQITGMVEIRQVFHVSKVGAIAGCYVLEGFVKRNSRVRLLRNNVVQWDGELDSLKRFKDDVKEVRSNFECGLSLRGNNDIQEGDQLEVYEIQEVARSL from the coding sequence ATGTCAGCAACAACTGTTTCACAATTTGCCGTTGAACTTAAAATGCCGGTCGCGGCCCTGCTCGAGCAATTGGGCAAGGCTGGTGTCGGTAAATCCGATGCGAGCGATACGTTGAACGATCAGGATAAGACTCGTCTGCTCGATTACCTGCGCCGTGCGCACGGCGATGAGTCACAGACCAAGATTACTTTGACTCGCAAGCAGACTTCCGAAATCAAGGCGACCGACTCCCATGGTCGTGCTCGTACCGTTCAGGTCGAGGTGCGCAAGAAGCGCGTCCTGGTCAAGCGCGAGATTGGCGAGCACGCCCCGGAAGCCGAGTTGGAAACCTCTAGTGCTCTGCTCGAAGAGGCTCCTGCTCCTGAAGTGATTCCCGAGCCGGTTGTCGAGATTGTTCCGGAACCCGTTATCGAAGTTGTTCCTGAACCGGTTGTCGAGATTGTTCCCGAGCCGGTCGTAGAGGTGCTGCCGGAGAAACCGGTTGAGGAGGTGGTTGTAGAGAAGGCTGCGCCTGTCGCGCCGACTCGTGCTTCGATCATTGGCGAGAAAGAGTTGAAGGCGCGCGAGGAAGAGTCCCGCCGCTACAACCAGTTGCGCGAAATTCAGGAACGCGAACTGCGCGAAAAGCAGGCCCGCGAAGCCCAGTTGGTTCAGATGCGTCAGCAGGCTGAAGTTGCTGCCATCGCAGCCAAGGCTGCCGAACAGGCAAAGAACCAGGCTGCGGCGCAAGCCAAAACTGGTGAGGTGGCTGCTGACAAGGGTACCTTGCACAAGAAACCGGAAACCCCGGGCAAGAAGGGTGAGAAGGGCGGTCGTGCTGCCGATGACGGCAAGAAGAAGGGCGGCCTGAAAACCCGTGGTTCCGATTCGGGTAGTGGCTGGAAAGATAATCGCCACGGTCACAAGAAATCCCACAAGGTTGATGATGGTCAGGGCAGCTTCCAGGCGCCGACCGAGCCTGTGGTGCGTGAAGTCCATATTCCGGAAACCATCTCCGTATCCGATCTGGCGCACAAGATGGCTATCAAGGCGACCGAGATCATCAAAGCCATGATGAAGATGGGGTCGATGGTCACCATCAATCAGGTGCTTGATCAGGAAACGGCCATGATCGTGGTCGAGGAAATGGGTCACAAGGCGCTTGCCGCCAAGCTTGATGATCCGGATGCCTTCCTGGAAGAGCATGCCGAGCACAAGGATGTGCCGCTCGAGCATCGCGCCCCGGTCGTCACCGTCATGGGTCACGTTGACCATGGCAAGACCTCCCTGCTCGACTACATTCGTCGTGCCAAGGTGGCTTCCGGCGAAGCTGGTGGCATTACCCAGCATATCGGTGCCTACCACGTCGAAACGGACCGCGGCATGGTCACTTTCCTCGATACCCCGGGTCACGAAGCCTTCACGGCAATGCGGGCGCGTGGTGCCAAGGCAACCGACATTGTCATTCTGGTGGTTGCTGCCGACGACGGCGTGATGCCGCAGACCAAGGAAGCGATCCACCACGCCAAGGCGGCCGGTGTGCCGCTGGTTGTCGCAGTCAATAAGATCGACAAGCCGGATTCCAATCCGGATCGCGTCAAGCAGGAACTGGTTGCCGAAGGTGTTATTCCTGAAGAATACGGTGGCGATTCACCCTTCGTGTCGGTTTCGGCCAAGAAGGGCACCGGTATCGATGAGTTGCTCGAACAGGTTCTGCTGCAGGCTGAAGTGCTTGAACTGACGGCGCAGAAGGATGCGCCGGCCAAGGGGCTGATCATCGAAGCGCGCCTCGACAAGGGTCGTGGTGCGGTTGCCACCATGCTGGTTCAGTCCGGCACCTTGAAGCGTGGAGATATCGTTCTGGCTGGCCAGGTCTTCGGTCGTGTCCGTGCCATGCTTGATGAAAACGGTAAGCCTATTAACGAAGCTGGTCCGTCGATTCCGGTCGAAATTCTCGGCTTGTCCGACGTGCCGGCTGCCGGTGAAGAAGCCATCGTACTTGCCGACGAAAAGAAAGCCCGTGAAATTGCCCTGTTCCGTCAAGGCAAGTTCCGTGACGTTAAGCTCGCCAAGCAGCAAGCCGCCAAGCTGGAAAACATGTTCCAGCAGATGGAAGAGGGCGAGGTCAAGACCCTGCCGCTTATCGTCAAGGCCGACGTACAAGGTTCGCAGGAAGCGCTGGTGCAGACGCTCTCCAAACTCTCCAACGAGGAAGTCCGTGTCCAGATTATCCATGGCGCGGTTGGTGCGATCAGCGAATCCGACGTCAATCTGGCCCAGGCCTCTGGTGCGGTCATCATCGGCTTCAACATCCGTGCCGATGCCGGTTCACGCAAGCTGGCCGAAAGCTTCGGCGTCGATATCCGTTACTACAACGTGATTTACGATGCGGTCGACGAAGTCAAGGCCGCGCTGTCCGGCATGCTGTCGCCGGAGAAGCGTGAGCAGATCACGGGCATGGTCGAAATTCGCCAGGTCTTCCACGTCTCCAAGGTGGGTGCCATTGCCGGCTGTTACGTGCTGGAAGGCTTCGTCAAGCGCAATTCCCGTGTCCGTCTGTTGCGCAATAATGTTGTGCAGTGGGATGGCGAGCTGGATTCGCTGAAGCGCTTCAAGGATGATGTCAAGGAAGTGCGTTCGAACTTTGAGTGCGGTCTGTCGTTGCGTGGCAATAACGATATCCAGGAAGGCGATCAGCTCGAAGTGTATGAAATCCAGGAAGTGGCGCGTTCCCTGTAA
- the rbfA gene encoding 30S ribosome-binding factor RbfA codes for MKKKGFQRSDRVAEQVRRDLADLIRTELKDPRVGMISLTAVELTPDYAHAKIFFATLNSEHLEEIERGLKRAAGFLRRELGKRIHIHTLPELHFVYDSSIERGTSLSLLIDQANALSDQTPEE; via the coding sequence ATGAAGAAAAAGGGATTTCAGCGCAGTGATCGGGTCGCGGAGCAAGTGCGCCGCGACCTGGCCGATCTGATTCGTACCGAGCTCAAGGACCCGCGTGTTGGCATGATCAGCTTGACAGCTGTCGAACTGACACCGGATTACGCACATGCAAAGATTTTCTTCGCAACCTTGAATTCTGAGCATCTGGAAGAGATCGAACGCGGTCTGAAGCGGGCCGCAGGCTTCTTGCGACGCGAACTGGGCAAGCGCATCCATATCCATACCTTGCCGGAGCTGCATTTCGTCTACGATAGTTCGATCGAGCGCGGTACCAGTTTGTCACTGCTGATTGATCAGGCCAACGCGCTCAGCGACCAGACGCCGGAAGAGTAA
- the truB gene encoding tRNA pseudouridine(55) synthase TruB, with protein sequence MQFKRTWKQVDGVLLLDKPLGMTSNDALQKARRLFSAAKGGHTGTLDPLATGLLPLCFGEATKFSADLLGADKTYEAVLKLGVTTDSGDAEGQVTATAVVDVRKEQLSEVLAQFVGDIQQIPPMHSALKRNGRPLYELARKGIEVEREPRTVTIYAIDSLDFAGDSLTIRVACSKGTYIRVLAADIGNALGCGAHLAGLRRTVVGDIQLGNSITLAELESLDEAARMERLLPVDALLQSLPVVLVEGAEAERFSHGNPVSLPAGLTGKIRVYAEGRLIGVGEPGHGDLLWPKRLVQLAD encoded by the coding sequence ATGCAATTCAAAAGGACCTGGAAACAGGTCGATGGCGTTCTCTTGCTCGACAAGCCGTTGGGCATGACTTCCAACGATGCGCTGCAAAAGGCACGCCGCCTGTTTTCGGCAGCAAAGGGAGGCCATACCGGTACGCTGGACCCCCTGGCTACCGGCCTGCTCCCTTTGTGTTTCGGTGAAGCAACCAAGTTTTCGGCCGATCTGCTTGGTGCCGACAAGACCTATGAAGCTGTTCTCAAGCTGGGTGTGACGACTGATTCGGGGGATGCAGAAGGGCAAGTGACGGCGACCGCTGTTGTCGATGTCCGAAAAGAGCAGCTTTCTGAGGTGTTGGCTCAATTTGTCGGCGACATTCAGCAGATTCCGCCCATGCACTCAGCCTTGAAGCGCAATGGTCGCCCGCTCTATGAGTTGGCTCGTAAAGGGATCGAAGTCGAGCGCGAGCCGAGGACGGTTACGATTTATGCCATCGATTCCCTCGATTTTGCCGGCGATTCGCTGACGATTCGCGTTGCTTGCAGTAAGGGAACCTACATTCGTGTTCTGGCGGCCGATATCGGCAATGCGTTGGGTTGTGGTGCTCATCTGGCGGGGCTGCGCCGAACCGTGGTGGGTGACATACAGTTAGGTAACTCGATCACGCTGGCTGAACTGGAATCCCTGGATGAGGCTGCCCGGATGGAGCGCCTGTTGCCGGTGGATGCCCTGCTGCAGTCTTTGCCCGTAGTTTTAGTCGAGGGGGCAGAGGCAGAGCGCTTCAGTCATGGCAATCCGGTGAGCTTGCCAGCAGGGCTGACCGGAAAAATTCGTGTTTACGCTGAGGGTCGATTGATAGGTGTCGGCGAGCCTGGTCATGGCGATTTGCTTTGGCCAAAAAGGCTGGTTCAACTGGCTGATTAA
- the rpsO gene encoding 30S ribosomal protein S15 produces MALTTENKASIVADYAQSKGDTGSPEVQVALLTARINDLTPHFKEHSKDHHSRRGLLHLVSQRRKLLDYLKGKDVERYRTLITRLGLRK; encoded by the coding sequence ATGGCATTGACCACCGAAAACAAGGCGTCTATCGTCGCCGATTACGCCCAGTCCAAGGGTGATACCGGTTCTCCGGAAGTGCAAGTTGCGCTGCTGACCGCACGCATCAACGATCTGACCCCGCACTTCAAAGAGCATTCCAAGGATCACCACTCCCGCCGTGGTCTGCTGCACCTGGTGTCCCAGCGTCGCAAGCTGCTTGACTACCTGAAGGGCAAGGATGTCGAGCGTTATCGCACTCTGATTACCCGTCTCGGTCTGCGGAAGTAA